The Palaemon carinicauda isolate YSFRI2023 chromosome 37, ASM3689809v2, whole genome shotgun sequence genome contains a region encoding:
- the Polr2J gene encoding DNA-directed RNA polymerase II subunit RPB11, whose protein sequence is MNAPPTFESFLLFEGEKKIIKEVDTKVPNAAIYTINKEDHTLGNMIRLQLLKDPNVMFTGYKNPHPLEHKVILRIQTSDASYTPHDAFMNAITDLISELSLLEERFREAIREKKEGFD, encoded by the exons ATGAATGCGCCACCAACGTTCGAGTCATTTTTGCTCTTCGAGGGAGAGAAGAAAATCATCAAAGAAGTTGATACCAAA GTACCAAATGCTGCTATTTATACTATCAATAAAGAGGATCACACACTGGGAAACATGATTCGCTTGCAACTCTTGAAGGATCCTAATGTTATGTTCACGGGTTACAAAAATCCCCATCCACTGGAACATAAAGTAATTTTACGGATTCAG ACATCTGATGCCAGTTACACACCTCACGACGCATTTATGAATGCAATTACAGATCTTATATCTGAACTGTCGCTATTGGAGGAGCGATTCAGGGAAGCTATTCGAGAGAAAAAGGAAGGATTTGATTAA